Proteins encoded by one window of Cuniculiplasma divulgatum:
- a CDS encoding M1 family metallopeptidase has translation MKKILGYDIYYKIDVEKLSFSGKETISGESDKSIWLNYSGIAIESFRVNGKETPFETDQKEQLIKCLTPYTGKFEIEIHFSGKIDESLNGIYYSRENGFVFVSTQFEATGARYAFPCVDNPEFKAEFRVTMDIPSDYDGISNMPPERIEDHEGRKIITFQKTPRMSTYLLYLGASRYDMLEGKHEEKPIYLASAKGKMQASKMPIGMASDTLTFFEDYFDIKYQLPKLHLIAVPEFAFGAMENWGAITFREIELMVNESTSSAILKRVDEVISHELAHQWFGDLVTMKWWDDLWLNESFATFMSYKALEHKHPEWEIMGEMVTGETGGAMTGDSLRNTHPIHVEVKNPDEISQIFDEISYGKGGSILRMIEAFVEPDNFRNGVREYLKGHSFGNAIGQNLWESIEKVSKKPVSKIMDAWITKAGYPQIEASVNGNKIKLHQTRFFLDGSPDNTLWPVPLTVVYSDGVKSFLMDEEEMEIPLQSFQYINSNRTGFYRVKYDGELNENIKKVAPTTMDKFSRWGLISDYSSLYFSRKISIDELISILNMFQSDMEYMVMDEISGIIMSLHNILQNSRKIDSFGISYLNGMLNSLGTFKSGEPINITVIRGRMQSVLSLIDLDYAKKTANRLSDFEKVSPDERQSVAYAYAMARNDLDGLLKKLETLRVDEDKIKIISAMGHLKGNENLTAVWGLIRDGKIKKQDSFRAIMAASGEAQNRQFIVDNMEEIVSTLDRFFEGTGYTSRFLESMIPYLGLQDEKSVKEYISGKNEPSWEKGVRKGLEYLNIYKKVNTE, from the coding sequence ATGAAAAAGATATTAGGATATGATATTTATTATAAAATAGACGTTGAAAAACTGAGTTTTTCAGGGAAGGAGACCATATCCGGGGAATCAGATAAATCTATATGGTTAAATTATTCAGGCATAGCCATAGAGAGTTTCAGGGTGAATGGAAAGGAGACTCCATTCGAAACAGATCAGAAGGAGCAGTTGATAAAATGTTTAACACCTTATACTGGTAAATTTGAAATAGAAATCCATTTTTCAGGAAAAATTGATGAAAGCCTTAACGGAATATACTATTCCAGAGAAAATGGGTTCGTATTTGTCAGTACGCAATTTGAGGCTACAGGTGCAAGATATGCATTTCCATGTGTTGATAATCCAGAATTCAAGGCCGAATTCAGGGTAACCATGGATATCCCATCTGACTATGATGGAATTTCAAACATGCCGCCTGAAAGGATAGAGGATCATGAAGGCAGAAAAATAATTACATTCCAGAAAACACCCAGAATGTCAACATATCTACTCTATTTGGGGGCATCAAGGTATGATATGTTAGAAGGAAAGCATGAAGAAAAACCCATATACCTTGCATCTGCAAAGGGAAAAATGCAGGCCAGTAAAATGCCCATAGGCATGGCTTCTGACACCCTGACCTTTTTTGAGGACTATTTCGACATAAAATATCAACTACCCAAGCTTCATCTCATAGCCGTTCCTGAATTCGCTTTCGGGGCAATGGAGAACTGGGGTGCGATCACATTCAGGGAAATTGAGCTGATGGTAAATGAAAGTACGAGTTCAGCGATTCTTAAGAGAGTGGATGAGGTAATCTCTCACGAACTTGCTCACCAGTGGTTTGGTGATCTAGTTACAATGAAATGGTGGGATGATCTATGGCTTAATGAAAGCTTTGCAACCTTTATGAGTTATAAGGCTCTGGAACACAAGCACCCAGAGTGGGAAATAATGGGCGAGATGGTAACCGGGGAGACAGGAGGTGCAATGACAGGCGATAGTCTCAGGAATACGCATCCGATCCATGTGGAAGTAAAAAACCCAGATGAAATATCACAGATTTTTGATGAGATAAGTTATGGAAAGGGAGGCAGTATATTAAGGATGATTGAAGCTTTCGTGGAGCCTGATAATTTCAGAAATGGAGTGAGGGAGTATCTTAAGGGGCACAGTTTTGGCAATGCTATAGGTCAAAATCTCTGGGAGTCGATAGAGAAAGTTTCAAAGAAGCCTGTTTCGAAAATCATGGACGCCTGGATTACAAAAGCTGGATACCCACAGATTGAGGCATCCGTAAATGGAAATAAGATAAAACTTCATCAAACAAGATTCTTCCTTGATGGCAGTCCTGACAACACACTATGGCCAGTCCCATTAACTGTGGTATACTCTGATGGAGTAAAATCATTCCTTATGGATGAAGAGGAAATGGAAATACCGCTACAGAGCTTCCAGTATATAAATAGTAATAGAACAGGGTTCTACAGGGTAAAATATGATGGTGAGTTAAATGAAAATATAAAGAAAGTTGCACCAACCACCATGGATAAATTCTCAAGATGGGGACTTATTTCCGATTATTCATCTCTCTACTTTTCTAGAAAGATTTCCATTGATGAGCTAATATCTATTCTGAATATGTTCCAATCTGACATGGAATATATGGTTATGGATGAAATATCTGGAATAATAATGAGTTTACACAACATTCTTCAAAATTCCAGAAAGATTGACTCATTTGGCATATCCTATCTTAATGGTATGTTGAATTCCCTTGGCACATTTAAGAGTGGTGAACCAATCAATATTACAGTGATAAGAGGAAGAATGCAATCGGTTCTTTCACTGATAGATCTGGATTATGCAAAGAAGACTGCAAACAGGCTCAGTGACTTCGAGAAAGTATCTCCAGATGAAAGGCAGTCTGTGGCTTATGCCTATGCAATGGCAAGAAACGATCTGGATGGTCTTCTGAAAAAACTTGAAACACTCAGAGTAGACGAGGACAAAATTAAGATAATAAGTGCAATGGGTCATCTAAAAGGAAATGAAAATCTTACAGCTGTATGGGGTCTTATCAGGGACGGAAAAATAAAAAAACAGGATTCATTCAGGGCCATAATGGCAGCATCAGGAGAGGCACAGAACAGACAGTTTATTGTTGATAACATGGAAGAAATTGTTTCGACACTGGACAGATTCTTTGAGGGAACCGGATACACATCAAGATTCCTTGAATCAATGATACCTTATCTGGGACTGCAGGATGAAAAATCTGTGAAGGAATATATATCAGGAAAAAACGAGCCATCATGGGAAAAGGGAGTGAGGAAAGGACTGGAGTACCTTAACATATATAAAAAGGTAAATACTGAGTAA
- a CDS encoding TldD/PmbA family protein: MADLNLIKRNVKKLKLDSYVIRLIRTNIEQIRFSNNLVDLRNYWTREGISIFLNSGKKITEISLDNDSNIEEKIEKSYRSMIKGEESNTFNGINPEKYSSIEKIEEQEKSVELDDIVNACVEGAREGGSERSTGLAYRTYTDDHIITPFNEHHVTYDDFNFDIRAFRGQNTGQEGVHFSSSAKDPVEIAKKAGMEAGKTASLIVPSIEFEAGNFETLLSPYVIGNIFTYCSSLFSAYSVQMGMSYLDESLGNRVASESLTLSDSPLNKHGSNYTVFDDEGTPCFNKNLITHGVLENFVHSYSTAVTSGTKTTGNAGIISPEPLQLSMESGNRSVEDLLHSIDHGLYIKNAWYTRFQDNRNAVFSTVPRDGIFRVENGEIAGRISGVRISDSFGKIIKNISGVSSELKNVKFWEEVSPSIMASVLVQDLHVTKAF; encoded by the coding sequence ATGGCTGACTTAAATTTAATTAAAAGAAATGTAAAGAAACTAAAGCTAGATTCCTATGTGATCAGGTTAATTAGAACCAATATAGAACAGATAAGGTTTTCAAACAATCTGGTAGATCTTAGAAATTACTGGACAAGGGAGGGCATTTCAATATTCCTCAACTCAGGAAAGAAGATAACTGAAATAAGTCTTGATAACGACTCTAATATAGAAGAAAAAATAGAGAAATCTTACAGATCTATGATAAAGGGGGAAGAATCAAATACGTTCAACGGTATAAATCCTGAAAAATACAGTTCTATAGAAAAGATAGAGGAACAGGAAAAGTCTGTGGAGCTTGATGATATAGTTAACGCCTGTGTAGAGGGGGCAAGGGAAGGTGGTTCTGAGAGAAGTACAGGTCTCGCTTACAGAACCTATACTGATGACCACATTATAACACCCTTCAATGAGCATCATGTCACATACGATGATTTCAACTTTGATATAAGGGCATTTAGAGGGCAGAATACAGGCCAGGAAGGAGTACACTTCTCATCCAGTGCGAAGGATCCTGTTGAGATTGCAAAAAAAGCCGGTATGGAGGCTGGAAAAACGGCATCACTCATAGTTCCTTCAATAGAGTTTGAGGCTGGAAACTTCGAAACACTCCTTTCTCCATACGTCATAGGCAATATATTTACATATTGCTCCTCGCTGTTTTCCGCTTATTCAGTACAGATGGGTATGAGCTATCTGGATGAAAGCCTTGGGAATAGAGTCGCTTCTGAATCCCTAACACTTTCAGATTCTCCACTAAACAAACATGGCTCAAATTATACAGTATTCGATGATGAGGGGACACCATGCTTCAATAAAAACCTTATAACTCACGGGGTGCTGGAAAATTTTGTACATTCATATTCTACTGCAGTCACCTCCGGGACAAAAACCACAGGTAATGCAGGAATAATAAGTCCAGAACCACTTCAGCTTTCTATGGAATCAGGTAACAGATCGGTTGAAGATCTTCTTCACTCCATAGACCATGGACTGTACATAAAAAATGCCTGGTATACCCGTTTTCAGGATAATAGAAACGCAGTATTTTCAACAGTACCGAGAGACGGAATTTTCAGGGTTGAGAATGGAGAGATAGCAGGGAGAATTAGCGGTGTAAGAATAAGCGATTCCTTTGGTAAAATAATTAAAAATATATCCGGGGTATCAAGTGAACTTAAAAATGTGAAATTCTGGGAAGAGGTTTCTCCGTCCATAATGGCCTCTGTGCTGGTACAGGACCTGCACGTGACAAAAGCCTTTTAG
- a CDS encoding glycoside hydrolase family 15 protein: MNSGEAFGKPGIPPKWTSSAKEGVGTSLRRCSRLHFTVSHGIVNEVYYPGVDIAQIRDHQLLITDGKFFFEERRGTSHSIQWIKSGIPAYRIVNDDKDLRFKVEKTVFIDSENDVLVQHVVFIKNDQKDNISIYSLLSPHLMNGGMGNTAWNGNYKGRRMQFASKGGIFMALFIPEVSGKMSCGFSGYSDGFQDIANNKTMTYEFSSATDGNVAITTEILLEKQNSFNMYIAFGTTMEEAALKVLKSSNLNWESILNDYVQHWVTYKKYSAKNILVKKKYDLLEPSLAVIRTHVSKEPLAGGIIASLSIPWGNFKGDDDLGGYHLIWPRDMVEAAQALLILGDIDGSVDALRYLQSTQESDGHWPQNMWLNGKQYWGGIQMDETAFPIVLLYNLWKGGYVKLENFSDMLIRALSFIVANGPVTDQDRWEEDGGYSSFTIAVEISALCYGSEMIDQLGFHEESNKIQLVADIYNSNIERWLYRENSDLDSKYGVTGHFVRISQVEEDIQSNDYIPIKNRPWSSSLVKTEETVSTGVLSLVRFGLRPHDHEGIINTVKIIDGELKTETKSGPVWHRYNHDGYGEHNDGTGFNGTGHGRGWPLLSGERAHYEISRGNMSEAIQLLHTMERDANVGGMIPEQIWDGDDIPERGLYNGRPSGSAMPLVWAHAEYVKLCWAIENGRPFERNEIAYSRYVERKIRINEDIWSFKNKIKRLKSKSSIMFILDEDCFVRLTGNNWKDMNDIHSKSMFSKVHYIEVDLTTIKTETQLEFTFFWKKSNRWEGMNYTVELL; the protein is encoded by the coding sequence ATGAATTCAGGGGAAGCGTTTGGAAAGCCAGGCATACCACCTAAATGGACGTCAAGTGCAAAGGAAGGAGTCGGAACTTCCCTGAGGAGATGCTCAAGACTCCATTTTACAGTTTCACATGGAATAGTAAATGAGGTATATTATCCCGGGGTGGATATTGCCCAGATCAGGGATCATCAGCTTCTCATAACAGATGGAAAATTTTTTTTTGAGGAAAGAAGGGGAACATCTCATAGCATTCAGTGGATAAAATCAGGGATTCCGGCCTATAGAATAGTTAATGACGATAAGGATCTAAGGTTTAAAGTAGAAAAGACAGTATTTATTGATAGCGAGAATGATGTCCTTGTACAGCATGTTGTATTCATCAAAAATGATCAAAAGGATAACATCTCCATTTACTCTCTACTCTCCCCACACTTGATGAATGGAGGAATGGGTAATACTGCGTGGAACGGGAACTACAAGGGAAGAAGAATGCAATTCGCATCGAAGGGTGGAATTTTCATGGCCCTTTTTATTCCCGAAGTTTCAGGCAAAATGAGCTGTGGTTTTTCAGGGTATTCAGACGGATTCCAGGATATAGCAAATAATAAAACCATGACCTATGAATTCAGTTCAGCCACTGATGGCAATGTGGCAATAACAACTGAAATACTGCTTGAAAAGCAAAACTCATTTAACATGTACATAGCATTCGGAACCACTATGGAGGAGGCTGCTCTTAAGGTACTAAAATCCAGCAACCTAAACTGGGAAAGCATTCTTAACGATTATGTGCAGCACTGGGTGACATATAAAAAGTACAGTGCAAAGAATATTCTTGTAAAGAAAAAATATGATCTGCTAGAGCCAAGTCTTGCAGTAATAAGAACACATGTTTCAAAGGAGCCTCTGGCAGGTGGAATTATAGCGAGCCTTTCCATCCCATGGGGAAACTTCAAGGGTGATGATGATCTTGGTGGTTATCATCTCATATGGCCAAGGGACATGGTCGAGGCAGCGCAGGCACTTCTCATTCTAGGAGATATTGATGGTTCTGTGGACGCCCTGCGATATCTTCAATCAACTCAGGAATCCGATGGCCACTGGCCACAGAATATGTGGCTTAATGGGAAGCAGTACTGGGGAGGCATTCAGATGGATGAAACTGCCTTTCCAATAGTACTTTTATATAATCTGTGGAAGGGGGGATATGTAAAACTTGAAAACTTCAGCGATATGCTGATAAGGGCATTATCATTCATCGTTGCCAATGGTCCGGTTACTGATCAGGATAGATGGGAGGAGGATGGTGGATATTCAAGTTTTACCATAGCCGTTGAAATATCTGCCCTCTGCTATGGGTCTGAAATGATCGACCAGCTTGGTTTTCATGAAGAGTCTAACAAAATTCAGCTTGTAGCAGATATTTATAATAGCAACATCGAAAGATGGCTTTACAGAGAGAATTCTGACCTGGACAGTAAATATGGCGTTACAGGGCATTTTGTGAGGATATCACAGGTAGAAGAAGATATACAATCAAACGATTATATTCCAATAAAAAACAGGCCATGGTCTTCATCACTTGTGAAAACGGAGGAGACAGTTAGCACGGGAGTGTTATCACTTGTGAGATTTGGTTTAAGACCTCATGATCATGAAGGTATCATAAATACTGTTAAGATCATAGATGGTGAACTGAAGACAGAAACAAAATCTGGACCAGTATGGCACAGGTACAACCATGATGGATATGGAGAACACAATGACGGTACTGGCTTCAACGGTACAGGTCATGGTCGTGGATGGCCATTGCTCTCAGGAGAAAGAGCCCATTACGAAATTTCCAGAGGAAACATGAGTGAAGCGATACAGTTATTGCATACCATGGAAAGGGATGCTAACGTGGGTGGAATGATTCCTGAGCAGATATGGGATGGAGACGACATTCCAGAAAGAGGCCTCTATAATGGTCGCCCATCAGGTTCTGCAATGCCTCTTGTCTGGGCTCATGCTGAATATGTTAAACTCTGCTGGGCAATAGAAAATGGGAGGCCATTTGAAAGAAATGAAATCGCATATTCCAGATATGTGGAAAGAAAGATCAGGATAAATGAAGACATATGGAGCTTCAAAAATAAGATTAAAAGACTAAAATCGAAATCATCAATTATGTTTATTCTCGATGAGGATTGCTTCGTACGGTTGACAGGGAATAACTGGAAAGATATGAACGACATTCATTCAAAGAGTATGTTCAGTAAGGTTCACTACATTGAAGTTGATCTAACAACAATTAAAACTGAAACTCAGCTTGAATTTACATTCTTCTGGAAAAAAAGCAATAGATGGGAAGGTATGAACTATACAGTAGAGTTACTTTGA
- a CDS encoding CBS domain-containing protein — protein sequence MKTVEDIMTENPLTIDEETTVSLALNRMRDNKIAQLPVVSGRKYIGMISYRDILRRRSIHLNSKIKNFVTKSPELKRRDTLERAVNLLRDSAMGALPVVENGKIAGVVSRTDIIKNIEEFDELKGVQTFDLMQDAYFAKPDEDLESILEKVRAHDVDTINVADEKTNLLGLIRVENILDYEMKTKERVRKGDFTGERNHPDIDINSLMEQPVFCYEDEDLFTASEELVKNHLHNIAICDKGKKIVGVLSVDDIISSLWSKESTEGILVNISGLGAGDTDLYSTIYAMVEKFTERFSKLENLKNGTMNIHVVKHHSEEGRIKYSIRTRLIGRKINMTESSSGWNFGKVLSDIFDDYESRTKREKEKN from the coding sequence ATGAAGACAGTTGAAGATATAATGACAGAGAATCCATTGACAATTGATGAGGAGACAACAGTATCTCTAGCACTGAACAGAATGAGAGATAACAAAATTGCTCAGCTTCCAGTGGTGTCTGGAAGAAAATATATAGGAATGATCAGTTACAGAGATATATTAAGAAGGAGGAGCATTCATCTGAATTCCAAAATAAAGAACTTTGTGACGAAATCTCCAGAACTCAAAAGAAGAGATACCCTTGAAAGGGCAGTAAATCTACTTAGAGACAGTGCAATGGGAGCCCTACCTGTGGTAGAAAATGGAAAGATTGCAGGTGTAGTTTCCAGAACAGACATAATAAAGAACATTGAGGAATTCGATGAACTCAAGGGTGTTCAGACTTTTGATCTAATGCAGGATGCTTATTTCGCAAAACCTGATGAAGATCTGGAATCAATACTGGAAAAAGTCAGGGCACACGATGTGGACACAATCAATGTGGCGGACGAAAAAACGAATCTTCTTGGTCTGATCAGGGTTGAAAACATACTGGATTATGAGATGAAAACAAAGGAGAGAGTTAGAAAAGGGGACTTCACAGGGGAGAGGAATCATCCAGATATAGACATTAATTCTCTTATGGAACAGCCTGTATTTTGTTACGAGGATGAAGATCTTTTCACCGCATCTGAAGAACTTGTTAAAAACCATCTTCACAATATAGCAATATGTGACAAGGGAAAGAAAATAGTAGGAGTACTGAGTGTGGATGACATAATAAGTTCACTCTGGTCAAAGGAAAGTACAGAAGGCATTCTTGTGAACATATCAGGACTTGGTGCAGGGGATACTGATCTATACTCTACAATATACGCAATGGTTGAAAAATTTACCGAAAGATTTTCTAAGCTGGAAAATTTAAAAAATGGAACCATGAATATCCATGTTGTGAAGCACCATAGTGAAGAAGGAAGGATCAAATATTCCATAAGAACAAGGTTGATAGGGAGAAAAATAAACATGACCGAAAGTTCCTCAGGCTGGAATTTTGGAAAGGTCCTTTCTGATATATTTGATGATTATGAATCAAGAACAAAGAGGGAAAAGGAGAAGAACTAA
- a CDS encoding L-threonylcarbamoyladenylate synthase, translating to MTITINTDCTTYNPETLIPGIEILRRGGTVIFPTETVYGLGADATSDSACSKIFTAKGRPQDNPLIIHLSDTSDLNRYGYWDEVEKAKELERLWPGPLTVIVRKRDIISSVASAGLNTIGMRIPDCNFTRDLIRRSDLPVAAPSANISGRPSATSISHVREELWDRVDLMYNAGRTRIGIESTVILPEGEKCTILRPGAYTEDDLLRIFKKVEYAKTGEKVMSPGMKYRHYSPSKNVYRADPEALLRVIKSRNDILPIVSSELGQMIRGNKLILGSRNDPVSISGNLYNCLRELDKTEYRAGIIEKFDENGYFFSIMNRINRASIPITEMDGFR from the coding sequence ATGACCATAACAATAAATACTGACTGTACCACTTACAATCCTGAAACGCTTATTCCAGGTATAGAAATTTTAAGGAGAGGAGGCACGGTGATCTTTCCAACAGAAACTGTCTATGGACTGGGAGCCGATGCGACTTCTGACTCTGCATGTTCAAAAATTTTCACTGCAAAGGGAAGACCTCAGGATAATCCACTTATAATCCACCTAAGTGATACCAGTGATCTTAACAGATATGGTTACTGGGATGAGGTGGAAAAAGCAAAAGAACTTGAAAGATTATGGCCTGGACCACTGACTGTAATTGTAAGAAAGAGAGATATTATTTCTTCCGTTGCCAGTGCAGGTCTTAATACCATAGGTATGCGAATACCTGACTGCAATTTTACCAGAGATCTGATAAGAAGGTCAGATTTACCTGTTGCTGCCCCAAGTGCCAACATTTCTGGAAGACCCAGTGCAACATCCATTTCACATGTCAGGGAAGAATTGTGGGATCGGGTTGATTTGATGTATAATGCTGGGAGAACAAGAATAGGAATTGAATCAACTGTGATCCTGCCCGAGGGAGAAAAATGCACAATCCTGAGACCAGGTGCCTATACAGAAGATGATCTTCTCAGGATTTTCAAAAAGGTAGAATATGCAAAGACTGGAGAAAAAGTTATGTCTCCAGGAATGAAATACAGGCATTATTCTCCCTCGAAGAATGTTTACAGGGCAGACCCTGAAGCATTGCTCAGAGTGATCAAAAGCAGGAATGATATTCTTCCTATCGTTTCATCAGAACTGGGACAGATGATTCGAGGAAATAAACTAATACTGGGAAGTCGAAATGATCCTGTTTCAATTTCAGGTAATCTATATAATTGTCTAAGAGAACTCGATAAGACTGAATATCGGGCCGGTATTATAGAGAAATTCGATGAAAATGGATACTTTTTCTCAATTATGAACCGGATCAACAGAGCATCCATTCCAATCACGGAAATGGATGGTTTTAGGTAA
- a CDS encoding TldD/PmbA family protein, which produces MIELMDRILDKLEKGARYGEVRYMSGESTGASMRNSEFQGEGTSSGEGIAIRAMNESISMGFISSFDFDRIQEIIDRVIRNSHRGGRNKLDVSGGIKDKWDAVGKHKVEDIQSSDRMEIMKNADEMMKSYGLSVRMNAIYHKKIRQIYQNTSGSLIESNLSRIGYFMVGGYKEGTSFEEIYRQFGTTGGMDNFRELEIQKKIEDAVKNLKEISKSPSAKPGRYDVIISPEIAGIVAHESCGHPTEWDRISGREGSLAGESFLTGKKYPFRIGSPVVNVIDDPTLKGSYGYYKYDDEGIRARKRYLYKDGMTNEFIHSRESAASYGVEPNGGGRVSDWDMEPLARMSTTYIEPGQHTFDELVEDIKNGIYIKSYTEWNIDDIRFNEKYVGSEAFLIENGRLKGRVRKPAIETNTVNFYSSIDAVSNELEFSAGTCGKGDPEQGVDTWMGGPSVRLRNIYIS; this is translated from the coding sequence ATGATTGAACTGATGGACAGGATTCTGGACAAACTGGAAAAGGGGGCAAGATATGGTGAAGTAAGGTACATGTCTGGAGAAAGCACCGGGGCATCCATGAGAAATTCAGAGTTTCAGGGGGAAGGTACTTCATCAGGAGAGGGAATTGCCATAAGGGCCATGAACGAATCCATTTCCATGGGATTTATTTCATCTTTTGATTTTGACAGAATACAGGAAATTATAGACAGAGTAATAAGGAACAGTCACCGAGGAGGTCGAAACAAGCTTGACGTTTCTGGAGGAATCAAAGATAAATGGGATGCTGTTGGAAAACATAAGGTAGAAGATATTCAAAGTTCAGACAGAATGGAAATTATGAAAAACGCTGATGAAATGATGAAGTCATATGGTCTATCAGTAAGAATGAACGCAATATATCATAAGAAAATCAGACAGATATACCAGAACACTTCAGGTAGCCTAATAGAGTCTAACCTTTCAAGAATCGGATATTTCATGGTAGGTGGTTATAAAGAAGGGACATCCTTTGAAGAAATTTACAGACAGTTTGGTACTACAGGTGGAATGGACAACTTTAGGGAACTAGAAATACAGAAAAAAATTGAGGATGCAGTGAAAAACCTGAAGGAGATTTCAAAGTCCCCATCAGCAAAGCCTGGAAGGTATGATGTGATTATCAGTCCAGAAATAGCAGGTATAGTGGCACATGAATCTTGCGGTCATCCAACAGAATGGGACAGGATATCTGGAAGAGAAGGATCACTTGCTGGCGAATCCTTCCTCACAGGCAAGAAATACCCGTTCAGGATAGGCTCACCAGTGGTAAATGTAATTGACGATCCTACTTTGAAGGGAAGCTACGGATATTATAAGTATGACGATGAAGGAATAAGGGCAAGAAAGAGATATCTGTACAAGGATGGAATGACAAACGAATTTATCCACAGCAGGGAGAGTGCCGCAAGTTATGGAGTTGAGCCTAACGGAGGTGGGAGAGTTTCCGACTGGGATATGGAGCCTCTGGCAAGAATGAGTACTACGTATATAGAACCGGGTCAGCATACATTTGATGAGCTGGTTGAAGATATCAAGAATGGAATTTACATAAAAAGTTATACGGAATGGAATATAGATGATATCAGATTCAATGAGAAGTATGTTGGAAGTGAGGCATTCCTGATTGAAAATGGAAGACTAAAAGGCAGGGTAAGAAAGCCTGCTATTGAAACAAATACAGTCAATTTCTACTCCTCAATAGACGCTGTATCCAATGAACTTGAATTCTCCGCTGGAACATGTGGAAAAGGCGATCCAGAGCAGGGGGTTGACACATGGATGGGTGGTCCAAGCGTCAGATTAAGGAATATATACATATCCTGA
- a CDS encoding MFS transporter: MVEQSEYPVSYSRRWRLWYLAYIFSNMSAGLLTPMIPLFISLYFRQNVVFVGIASSLSSLSSVVALILWGNISDNVKKRKIFILIGFMGSFLSLFFIMFTTNILDYIGILVVYQFFAMASVPVSTLLVIENEIESQWSKTVAVFSAISTVGTVVGLSLGLVIVVRNPSSIEILKDIYLISAFIYLVAFILAYFLLKESSTKIRRSRIPNIFSVRSFERTRYAPSYVVHIVRLFGKKRGVKTSRSLIMYIILCGLLMVGFQTFFTPYPVFLIDKYNATEDIVYIMYLLNSAFSVVSFNLSGNYIKKRSLQKAIYIPLAVRMVVFAATSIIPFMGLYSFGYMILIILIYGAMGFVWSYISITQITSVTTMADTETRGRAIGYYNSILGVGQIIGAFISGYIVIYLGFGGDFMIAAFIVAIGYIGSLKIKAGVNQTSVSRGVGVASK, from the coding sequence ATGGTCGAACAAAGTGAATATCCTGTAAGCTACAGCAGAAGGTGGCGTTTGTGGTATCTGGCGTACATTTTTTCAAACATGTCGGCGGGACTCCTTACACCAATGATTCCTCTTTTCATTTCACTGTATTTCAGGCAGAATGTTGTCTTTGTGGGTATTGCATCATCTCTTTCATCCCTATCTTCTGTGGTTGCACTCATTCTATGGGGAAATATATCTGATAATGTGAAGAAAAGGAAAATATTTATTCTCATAGGTTTCATGGGATCATTTCTATCTCTTTTTTTCATTATGTTTACAACAAACATCCTTGACTACATAGGGATACTTGTAGTGTATCAGTTCTTTGCAATGGCCTCCGTTCCTGTATCCACTCTTCTCGTGATAGAGAACGAAATTGAAAGTCAATGGTCCAAAACTGTGGCTGTATTCAGTGCAATTTCAACCGTAGGAACGGTTGTGGGACTTTCACTTGGACTTGTTATAGTTGTGAGAAATCCATCATCTATTGAAATACTGAAGGATATCTACCTGATTTCTGCATTTATTTACCTTGTAGCCTTCATATTAGCCTATTTTCTCTTAAAGGAGTCTTCCACCAAAATTAGAAGATCAAGGATTCCGAATATATTCTCAGTGAGAAGTTTTGAAAGAACAAGGTATGCACCATCTTACGTAGTACACATAGTGCGCCTTTTTGGTAAAAAGAGAGGGGTCAAAACAAGCAGATCGTTGATAATGTACATAATTCTCTGTGGTTTACTCATGGTTGGATTTCAAACATTTTTCACTCCCTATCCTGTATTCCTCATAGACAAATACAATGCCACAGAGGATATAGTTTACATAATGTATCTACTGAACAGTGCTTTTTCTGTGGTCTCCTTCAATCTATCGGGAAACTATATAAAGAAAAGGAGTTTGCAAAAGGCCATATACATTCCTCTCGCGGTAAGAATGGTTGTTTTTGCAGCCACAAGCATAATTCCATTCATGGGACTATACTCGTTTGGATACATGATCCTGATCATACTCATCTATGGTGCCATGGGATTTGTGTGGAGTTATATTAGCATAACCCAGATAACATCAGTCACCACAATGGCTGACACGGAAACCAGAGGAAGGGCAATTGGTTATTATAATTCGATCCTTGGGGTTGGGCAGATCATTGGAGCATTTATATCAGGATATATTGTTATATATCTTGGCTTTGGAGGAGATTTCATGATTGCAGCCTTTATTGTTGCAATTGGCTATATTGGGTCATTGAAAATTAAGGCAGGGGTAAATCAGACCAGTGTTTCCAGAGGAGTAGGAGTTGCCTCAAAGTAA